The following proteins are encoded in a genomic region of Phycisphaera sp.:
- the pheS gene encoding phenylalanine--tRNA ligase subunit alpha has translation MTSDSPFLDTLSTLQRDGLAELEGAADAAALEAWRVAYLGSKGRLKAAMAGMKDVPKEDKPAAGQKANAVKTALEGAFEAKQASLGSAGGAVPTVDLTEPGLHEARALGRRHILMQVRAELVEVCARLGFAVVSGPELEDEDHNFTKLNIPSDHPARDPIDNFYVDDPAKTDRPRMLRSQTSTVQIRTMEKAVKEGWGPPLKVISPGRVYRPDTVDATHTFMFHQLEGLYIDEGVSLVDLKTTLLQFAEAYFGKGAEIRLRPSFFPFTEPSAEFDMMIALRPGDEPKWIELGGCGMVDPNVLSACGIDPERWTGFAWGFGIERLAMGKYGIPDIRMLFENDLRFLRQF, from the coding sequence ATGACCAGCGACTCTCCCTTCCTCGATACCCTCTCGACCCTCCAGCGCGATGGCCTGGCCGAGCTTGAGGGGGCTGCCGACGCCGCCGCCCTCGAAGCCTGGCGCGTGGCGTACCTGGGCTCCAAGGGCCGCCTGAAGGCCGCGATGGCCGGCATGAAGGACGTGCCCAAGGAGGACAAGCCTGCGGCGGGCCAGAAGGCCAACGCGGTGAAGACCGCCCTCGAAGGCGCGTTCGAGGCCAAGCAGGCAAGCCTGGGCAGCGCCGGTGGGGCGGTGCCGACCGTCGACCTCACCGAGCCGGGGCTGCACGAGGCTCGGGCCCTGGGCCGGCGGCACATCCTCATGCAAGTCCGGGCCGAGCTGGTCGAGGTGTGCGCGCGGCTGGGCTTCGCCGTCGTCAGCGGGCCCGAGCTCGAGGACGAGGACCACAACTTCACCAAGCTGAACATCCCAAGCGACCACCCCGCCCGCGACCCGATCGATAATTTCTACGTCGACGACCCGGCGAAGACGGATCGCCCGCGCATGCTGCGCAGCCAGACGTCCACTGTGCAGATCCGCACGATGGAGAAGGCGGTCAAGGAAGGCTGGGGGCCTCCGTTGAAGGTCATCAGCCCCGGCCGCGTGTACCGGCCCGACACCGTCGACGCGACGCACACGTTCATGTTCCACCAGCTCGAGGGGCTGTACATCGACGAGGGCGTGTCGCTGGTCGACCTCAAGACCACGCTCTTGCAGTTCGCCGAGGCCTACTTCGGCAAGGGCGCCGAGATCCGCCTGCGCCCCAGCTTCTTCCCCTTCACCGAGCCCAGCGCCGAGTTCGACATGATGATCGCCCTGCGCCCCGGCGACGAGCCCAAGTGGATCGAGCTTGGCGGCTGCGGCATGGTCGACCCCAACGTGCTGAGCGCCTGCGGCATCGACCCCGAACGCTGGACCGGCTTCGCCTGGGGCTTCGGCATCGAGCGCCTGGCGATGGGGAAGTATGGGATCCCGGATATCCGGATGCTGTTCGAGAATGACCTGCGTTTCTTGCGGCAGTTCTAA
- a CDS encoding FG-GAP repeat protein, translating to MIHATLSALAGFALATVQTPTTHAQCEPQRFFPDFEPRLLEFGQDVAISDEHLLVNDRFADKIYAYERDGGGNWVFTHTVPGASGGDIELDGNKFITGSLGVERYGGAVIYDFDGARWIESGRLGSPDIASRSPWGETVAIFGQKAAVANWGTTVLAFTQITGQWQQVGELRPSEGVTGRVYFGNAIVVNDEFILVGAPGEDTRGIPNEHGAVYVYRWDNAGSPELVQKLEPGPVDYGPNFGFSLAIEGDTLVVGAIARRWVADRSIGAAYVYHYDGDQWVLHQELLAPQPQDGARFGWDVSLQGDLLAIGARGEVGTTGVGAAHLFQREADGQWRHAARIVSTVGGIDYAESVDLGGGQLAIGCSEFLHIGEDQGMAEVYDLACLLCAPDLDADGALTIFDFLTFLNLFQAGDPIADFDGDGELTIFDFLAFQTAFDAGCS from the coding sequence ATGATACACGCCACTTTGTCTGCCCTAGCCGGCTTCGCCCTCGCCACCGTCCAGACGCCCACGACTCACGCCCAGTGCGAGCCTCAACGATTCTTCCCGGATTTCGAGCCCAGGCTGCTTGAGTTCGGGCAGGATGTGGCCATCAGCGATGAGCACCTGTTGGTGAACGATCGGTTCGCCGACAAGATCTACGCCTATGAACGTGACGGCGGGGGCAACTGGGTGTTTACACACACGGTCCCCGGGGCGAGCGGTGGAGACATTGAGCTTGACGGTAACAAGTTCATCACGGGCAGCCTGGGTGTGGAACGCTATGGCGGGGCTGTGATCTACGACTTCGATGGGGCACGCTGGATCGAGTCGGGCCGCTTGGGGTCACCAGATATCGCTTCACGATCGCCGTGGGGGGAGACCGTTGCCATCTTTGGCCAAAAGGCCGCGGTAGCGAACTGGGGTACGACTGTTCTTGCCTTTACTCAGATCACGGGCCAGTGGCAGCAAGTAGGCGAACTGAGGCCGAGTGAAGGCGTAACAGGGAGAGTCTATTTCGGTAACGCGATTGTCGTCAACGATGAGTTCATCCTTGTTGGCGCACCGGGTGAAGATACACGCGGCATACCGAACGAACATGGTGCCGTGTATGTGTACCGCTGGGATAACGCCGGCTCACCCGAACTCGTGCAAAAGCTCGAGCCCGGCCCCGTCGATTACGGCCCAAACTTCGGTTTCTCGTTGGCGATCGAGGGCGACACGCTCGTGGTGGGCGCCATCGCCCGCCGCTGGGTGGCCGATCGCTCGATCGGCGCGGCGTACGTCTACCACTACGATGGCGATCAATGGGTGCTGCACCAGGAGTTGCTGGCACCCCAGCCCCAGGACGGCGCGCGCTTCGGCTGGGACGTCTCGCTCCAGGGCGATCTGCTGGCCATCGGCGCGAGGGGCGAGGTAGGGACCACCGGCGTCGGCGCGGCCCACCTGTTCCAACGCGAAGCCGACGGGCAGTGGCGGCACGCCGCACGGATCGTCTCGACCGTCGGCGGTATTGACTATGCCGAATCGGTCGACCTCGGCGGTGGCCAGCTCGCCATCGGCTGCAGCGAGTTCTTGCACATCGGCGAAGACCAGGGCATGGCCGAGGTGTACGACCTCGCCTGCCTGCTGTGCGCGCCAGACCTTGACGCCGACGGCGCCCTCACCATCTTCGACTTCCTCACCTTCCTCAACCTCTTCCAGGCCGGCGACCCCATCGCCGACTTCGACGGTGACGGCGAGCTGACCATCTTCGACTTCCTGGCGTTCCAAACGGCGTTCGATGCGGGGTGTTCGTAA
- a CDS encoding PH domain-containing protein gives MDEHADTPKTDKPGPQGGDPIHPEQIELEPATPEPTKPKKPDRAAAAGLPSEFGPEVRVLKLRPTMFRARPFSYIGLASLMAGAGVLALVAAIKKEPLWPADGFWLVVCLIMFMAGAIVMGAWFLKTMSACLDVTTKRTTENHGLFSRATSEVLHDNIRNIAVKQSFIDRVFNVGVIEISSSGQSGIEITMKNIRDPHGVRETIDKYREL, from the coding sequence ATGGACGAGCACGCCGACACGCCGAAGACCGACAAACCCGGGCCCCAGGGCGGTGATCCCATCCACCCCGAACAGATCGAGCTAGAGCCGGCAACCCCCGAGCCCACCAAGCCCAAGAAGCCCGATCGTGCCGCCGCCGCCGGCCTGCCTAGCGAGTTCGGGCCCGAGGTCCGCGTGCTGAAGCTCCGCCCGACCATGTTCCGGGCCCGGCCGTTCTCCTACATCGGCCTCGCGTCGCTCATGGCCGGGGCGGGCGTGCTGGCCCTGGTCGCGGCGATCAAGAAGGAACCGCTCTGGCCGGCCGACGGCTTCTGGCTCGTCGTGTGCCTGATCATGTTCATGGCCGGCGCCATCGTGATGGGCGCGTGGTTCCTCAAGACCATGAGTGCGTGCCTCGACGTCACGACCAAGCGCACCACCGAGAACCACGGCCTGTTCAGCCGCGCGACCAGCGAGGTGCTGCACGACAACATCCGCAACATCGCCGTCAAGCAGAGCTTCATCGACCGCGTCTTCAACGTGGGCGTCATCGAGATCTCCAGCTCGGGCCAATCGGGCATCGAGATCACGATGAAGAACATCCGCGACCCGCACGGCGTGCGGGAGACGATCGACAAATACCGGGAACTCTAG